The following proteins are co-located in the Oncorhynchus clarkii lewisi isolate Uvic-CL-2024 chromosome 30, UVic_Ocla_1.0, whole genome shotgun sequence genome:
- the LOC139389550 gene encoding C-X-C motif chemokine 11-1-like, which yields MTNTMTLKVLISFLACLLLANVEGQVGHSKARCLCLNGLVNRVKPLHIEKLEVYTSSHSCRNMEIIVTLKNGEGKKCLNPEAPFAKKTIEKIMKKRRFADFITDSIHTN from the exons ATGACCAACACGATGACATTAAAGGTCCTCATCAGCTTCCTTGCCTGTCTGCTCCTGGCCAATGTTGAAG GCCAGGTGGGTCATTCTAAAGCTCGGTGCCTGTGTCTGAATGGACTGGTGAACCGTGTTAAACCTCTTCACATTGAGAAGCTCGAGGTGTACACTTCCAGCCACTCCTGCAGGAACATGGAGATCAT TGTCACTCTGAAGAACGGAGAAGGGAAGAAGTGTCTGAATCCAGAGGCTCCATTTGCCAAGAAAACCATTGAGAAAATAATGAAAAAACGAAGGTTTGCAGACTTCATTACAGattcaatacacactaactga
- the LOC139389953 gene encoding C-X-C motif chemokine 11-1-like, which produces MTNTMTSTVLISFLACLLLVNVEGQVGHSKARCLCLNGLVNRVKPLHIEKLEVYTSSHSCRNMEIIVTLKNGEGKKCLNPEAPFAKKTIGKIMNNRRSVQ; this is translated from the exons ATGACCAACACGATGACATCAACGGTCCTCATCAGCTTCCTAGCCTGTCTGCTCCTGGTCAATGTTGAAG GCCAGGTGGGTCATTCTAAAGCTCGGTGCCTGTGTCTGAATGGACTGGTGAACCGTGTTAAACCTCTTCACATTGAGAAGCTCGAGGTGTACACCTCCAGCCACTCCTGCAGGAACATGGAGATCAT TGTCACTCTGAAGAACGGAGAAGGGAAGAAGTGTCTGAATCCAGAGGCTCCATTTGCCAAGAAAACCATTGGGAAAATAATGAACAACCGAAG GAGTGTGCAGTAA
- the LOC139390002 gene encoding C-X-C motif chemokine 11-1-like: MTNTMTSTVLISFLACLLLVNVEGQVGHSKARCQCLNGLVNRVKPLHIEKLEVYTSSNSCRNMEIIVTLKNGEGKKCLNPEAPFAKKTIGKIMNKQRSVQ; this comes from the exons ATGACCAACACGATGACATCAACGGTCCTCATCAGCTTCCTGGCCTGTCTGCTCCTGGTCAATGTTGAAG GCCAGGTGGGTCATTCTAAAGCTCGGTGCCAGTGTCTGAATGGACTGGTGAACCGTGTTAAACCTCTTCACATTGAGAAGCTTGAGGTGTACACCTCCAGCAACTCCTGCAGGAACATGGAGATCAT TGTCACTCTGAAAAACGGAGAAGGGAAAAAGTGTCTGAATCCAGAGGCTCCATTTGCCAAGAAAACCATTGGGAAAATAATGAACAAACAAAG GAGTGTGCAGTAA